A window of Cohnella herbarum contains these coding sequences:
- a CDS encoding aldose 1-epimerase produces the protein MTQHYAKQGTYENEQAIYIKHGPYSAILLPGIGGNLISFRDDERDYRFIREPEGADWEAFVQTPMLHGIPVLFPPNRYDGGKFEFDGRTYKFPINEEKTGNHIHGFVYRSKWEVVSYGSTEQESSVTVKLRFDEQNPEYSYFPHTFTLSQTFSLSAKGLSMHFEAVNESAEAMPFMLGFHTSVNAPFATGSSVQDLETGISIGKRWELNERMLPTERALPLSEGEELLSKGEGDPYFESLDNHYSAVAGKNNRNAMTIYDRRVNVRFVYEAGDAYKHWMVYNAAANGKFFCPEPQTGMVNAPNVNFPAEQTGLIRLEPGQRWSAVSRMYVE, from the coding sequence ATGACTCAACATTATGCGAAACAAGGAACTTATGAGAACGAGCAGGCCATTTACATTAAACACGGTCCATATTCGGCGATTCTGCTTCCGGGAATCGGAGGAAACTTGATCTCTTTCCGCGATGACGAGAGGGATTATCGATTTATAAGAGAACCGGAAGGAGCCGATTGGGAAGCGTTCGTTCAGACGCCGATGCTTCATGGAATTCCGGTGTTGTTTCCCCCGAACCGGTACGATGGCGGGAAATTCGAGTTCGATGGACGCACGTATAAGTTTCCGATTAACGAGGAAAAGACCGGGAACCATATTCATGGATTCGTGTACCGGTCGAAGTGGGAGGTCGTAAGTTACGGGAGTACGGAGCAGGAAAGCTCCGTTACCGTAAAGCTGCGATTCGATGAGCAAAACCCGGAATACTCGTATTTTCCGCATACGTTTACTTTGTCGCAAACTTTCTCGTTGTCGGCAAAAGGGCTTTCGATGCACTTCGAGGCGGTGAATGAAAGCGCCGAAGCGATGCCTTTCATGCTTGGGTTCCATACGAGCGTTAACGCTCCTTTCGCGACCGGAAGCAGCGTGCAGGATTTGGAAACCGGCATCTCTATCGGCAAGCGTTGGGAATTAAATGAGCGCATGCTTCCGACCGAACGCGCACTCCCGTTAAGCGAGGGCGAGGAGCTTCTCAGTAAGGGAGAGGGCGATCCTTATTTCGAATCTCTCGACAATCATTATTCCGCTGTGGCAGGTAAGAATAATAGAAATGCTATGACGATATACGATCGCCGCGTTAACGTTCGGTTCGTCTATGAAGCAGGCGATGCATACAAGCATTGGATGGTGTACAATGCGGCGGCTAACGGCAAGTTTTTCTGCCCGGAACCGCAAACTGGCATGGTCAACGCGCCCAACGTCAATTTTCCCGCCGAGCAAACCGGTCTGATCCGGTTGGAGCCGGGCCAACGGTGGTCCGCGGTAAGCCGGATGTACGTAGAGTAG
- the pgmB gene encoding beta-phosphoglucomutase, whose protein sequence is MANFRGALFDLDGVLVDTAKYHYLAWKQLAEQWGFEFTESDNERLKGVSRMRSLDIVLEIGGIRLTEDEKLRKADEKNEQYLQYIRQMDESELLPGAREYLLRLRESGVKIALGSASKNATFILEKVGIAELFDAVVDGTKVSKAKPDPEVFEAGCRELGLLPGECVVFEDAEAGVQAAIAAGMYVVGIGSPAILGRANRVIGGLYELVG, encoded by the coding sequence CTGGCTAATTTCAGGGGGGCGTTGTTCGATCTGGACGGGGTGTTGGTCGATACGGCCAAATATCATTACTTGGCATGGAAGCAACTTGCGGAGCAATGGGGTTTCGAATTTACGGAAAGCGACAACGAGCGGTTAAAGGGAGTTAGCCGGATGAGGTCGCTCGACATCGTTCTTGAGATCGGAGGGATTAGGCTTACGGAAGACGAGAAGCTTCGGAAAGCGGATGAGAAGAACGAGCAGTATTTGCAGTATATTCGTCAGATGGACGAGTCGGAGTTATTGCCTGGGGCTAGGGAGTACCTTTTGCGTTTAAGGGAAAGCGGCGTCAAGATCGCTTTGGGATCGGCGAGCAAGAACGCGACGTTTATTCTGGAGAAGGTAGGCATTGCGGAGTTGTTCGATGCGGTCGTTGACGGGACTAAGGTATCCAAGGCGAAACCGGATCCGGAAGTTTTCGAAGCAGGTTGCCGAGAGCTTGGATTATTACCCGGGGAATGCGTCGTGTTCGAGGATGCCGAAGCCGGAGTCCAAGCGGCGATTGCCGCCGGAATGTACGTCGTCGGCATCGGAAGCCCCGCTATTCTCGGTAGAGCGAATCGCGTTATTGGCGGTCTGTATGAGCTGGTTGGTTAA
- a CDS encoding glycoside hydrolase family 65 protein — MSWIVEEIGFDPNRITTNGNKFMLGNGAMGYRGTLEEFKKEQLPACTLAGLYDKVGDQWREPINAPNGLFTQLILNGEILSPLTSRYDSHRVALNIRDATYHRDTAFVVGDNRIEVRTRRFLSMEHLDLILMKVEFRCSQDCEITVRTGIDGDVWDINGPHLQEYELSAGDGLIGLSCITQELKKSVSVAEGITLVGAAEEVLIQDSLSMLREIQIKCFAGETYGFTKYVAVGFGDQREQVSKTVQSRVREAMRDRYETLLHRHALHWERKWELSDVEIEGDDDAQFALRYSIYQLHIIAPTESEKVSIPARGLSGQVYKGAVFWDTEMFMLPFFLYSQPKIARNLVMYRVHTLDGARRKAAEYGYRGAYYAWESQDTGDDACTLFNITDVFTNRPMRTYFRDKQVHISADAAYGIWQYYEFTGDDSVLLEGGAEVLLECARFFYSYSYYKEEKNRYEILDVTGPDEYHERVNNNAFTNELVRTTLEIAFKAMAVLESKYPEAYASLMEKLDFSEDLGKLSSMLGQLYTPQPDPATLVIEQFDGYSKLEDVDLRTLKSRIMDKNEYLGGGNGLATTTQILKQADVVLMLHLFKNRFSQEVKKANWEYYEPRTEHGSSLSSCVYALVAADIGNSDWAYPYFMRTATIDLTGDSKQYVGTLYIGGTHPAANGGAWMAAVLGFAGLHLREGKVLFQPSLPEHWQSIAFPIQIRGQQFRVNVTATEVVILSDNRNKLQQTFQVGTEERTIEPGGRSSFPNEGKRRGDGLAG, encoded by the coding sequence GTGAGCTGGATCGTAGAGGAAATAGGATTTGATCCGAATAGGATCACGACGAACGGGAATAAGTTCATGCTCGGCAATGGAGCGATGGGTTACCGAGGAACATTGGAGGAGTTTAAGAAGGAGCAGTTACCGGCTTGTACGCTAGCCGGTTTGTACGATAAAGTCGGCGATCAATGGAGAGAACCGATCAATGCGCCCAACGGTTTATTTACGCAACTGATCTTGAACGGTGAGATTCTGAGTCCTCTGACTTCGAGATATGATTCGCATCGCGTAGCGCTTAATATTCGAGACGCAACCTATCACCGCGATACGGCTTTCGTTGTCGGAGACAACCGGATCGAAGTCCGTACTCGTAGGTTCCTAAGTATGGAACATCTGGATCTTATTCTAATGAAGGTCGAATTCCGATGCTCGCAGGATTGCGAAATAACGGTGCGAACCGGTATTGACGGCGATGTATGGGACATTAACGGTCCCCATCTGCAGGAGTACGAATTGTCGGCCGGGGATGGCCTAATCGGGTTATCATGCATAACTCAAGAGCTTAAGAAGTCGGTTTCCGTGGCGGAAGGCATCACGTTGGTAGGTGCGGCAGAGGAAGTGCTCATTCAGGATTCGTTATCCATGCTTCGAGAAATCCAGATCAAATGTTTCGCGGGAGAAACCTACGGGTTTACGAAATACGTGGCCGTCGGCTTCGGCGATCAGCGGGAACAAGTATCGAAAACGGTACAGTCACGGGTGCGGGAAGCGATGCGCGATCGTTACGAAACTCTTTTGCATAGGCACGCGTTGCATTGGGAGAGGAAATGGGAGTTGTCCGACGTCGAGATCGAAGGAGACGATGACGCTCAGTTTGCTCTGCGATACAGTATTTATCAGTTGCATATTATCGCGCCGACGGAGTCGGAAAAGGTATCCATTCCCGCTAGGGGATTATCCGGTCAAGTCTATAAAGGTGCGGTATTCTGGGATACGGAGATGTTCATGCTCCCGTTTTTCCTGTACAGTCAGCCGAAAATCGCTAGAAATCTGGTGATGTACCGGGTTCATACGTTGGACGGAGCCCGCAGAAAAGCGGCGGAGTATGGTTACCGCGGAGCTTACTACGCGTGGGAGAGCCAAGATACGGGAGACGATGCATGCACGTTGTTCAATATTACAGACGTGTTCACGAATCGTCCGATGAGAACTTATTTTCGCGACAAGCAAGTCCATATTAGCGCCGATGCCGCGTACGGGATATGGCAATATTACGAGTTTACCGGGGATGACAGCGTTTTGCTCGAAGGCGGAGCGGAGGTCCTATTGGAATGCGCCCGTTTCTTCTATTCCTATTCCTACTATAAAGAAGAGAAAAATCGTTATGAAATTCTCGACGTAACCGGCCCCGACGAGTACCACGAGCGGGTCAACAATAACGCTTTTACGAACGAACTCGTTAGGACGACGCTAGAGATCGCGTTCAAAGCGATGGCCGTTCTCGAATCGAAGTATCCGGAAGCCTATGCGTCTTTAATGGAGAAGCTGGATTTCAGCGAAGATCTTGGCAAATTGAGCAGCATGCTCGGGCAGCTATACACGCCTCAACCCGATCCTGCAACGCTGGTCATCGAACAGTTTGACGGGTACTCGAAGCTTGAGGACGTAGATTTACGGACGCTCAAGTCAAGAATTATGGATAAAAACGAATATTTGGGCGGGGGTAACGGACTCGCGACGACGACGCAAATTCTGAAGCAGGCCGATGTCGTGCTCATGCTCCATCTATTCAAAAACCGGTTTAGCCAGGAAGTGAAGAAGGCAAACTGGGAGTATTACGAACCGAGGACTGAACACGGCTCCAGTTTGAGCTCATGCGTCTATGCGCTGGTAGCGGCGGACATCGGAAATTCCGATTGGGCCTACCCGTATTTCATGCGAACCGCAACGATAGATTTGACCGGCGATTCGAAGCAATACGTCGGAACGTTATATATCGGGGGAACGCATCCGGCCGCGAACGGGGGAGCATGGATGGCCGCCGTTCTTGGCTTCGCGGGACTTCACTTGAGAGAAGGGAAAGTTCTGTTTCAGCCTTCGCTGCCGGAGCATTGGCAATCGATCGCGTTCCCGATTCAGATTAGGGGACAGCAATTCCGAGTTAACGTTACCGCGACCGAAGTGGTCATACTCTCCGATAATCGCAATAAGCTACAGCAGACGTTCCAAGTCGGAACGGAGGAGAGGACGATTGAACCGGGCGGTCGATCATCTTTCCCGAATGAGGGGAAGAGAAGAGGTGACGGACTTGCTGGCTAA
- a CDS encoding M48 family metallopeptidase, translating to MPIVRKVPYLRYLLLFACYAIFMALYVWYTSPNQVPEAYRGTAADPSTFFTPEQLNNSETINSVRNWIFFISGPWEWLIYLFLLLSGLSTSWRDGLERYRLPIYIRFPIYVLLVNAVSFLLYFPLRVAGYNLSKSYGISTQPVADWLRDKLIGFGIGYLTMLAVSAVAFWIISRGGRWWLKLWLLSVPFTLFMMYVQPVVIDPLYNQFTTLSDPSLEHKILELAAKADIPAHRVYEVDMSAKTNAMNAYVNGIGSSLRIVLWDTTLKQLNEPEILLIMAHEMGHYVKHHLEWSAVGAIGSSLGLLAIGGALYKVLVRNHGSKWGIRSMSDMAALPLVLLILSMISFVTLPVSNAISRNAEASADRYAMELIGSAEGSISMNQKMSVVVLSDVNPPLLVKWFRSDHPSDMERIIDAERFERSRGN from the coding sequence ATGCCGATCGTTAGAAAAGTTCCTTACTTAAGATATTTACTCCTTTTCGCGTGTTATGCCATCTTCATGGCTTTATATGTATGGTATACCTCGCCCAATCAAGTACCCGAAGCTTATCGGGGTACGGCCGCGGATCCTTCGACCTTCTTCACTCCCGAACAACTGAACAACAGCGAGACGATCAATTCGGTACGCAACTGGATTTTCTTCATCAGCGGACCTTGGGAGTGGTTAATCTACTTGTTTTTGCTCCTTAGCGGTTTGTCGACAAGCTGGAGGGATGGTCTCGAACGTTATCGCCTTCCGATATACATACGTTTTCCGATATATGTGCTGCTAGTAAATGCGGTATCGTTCTTGCTTTATTTTCCGCTGCGGGTCGCAGGTTATAACTTATCGAAATCTTATGGCATATCGACGCAACCGGTTGCGGACTGGCTTAGGGATAAGCTGATCGGGTTCGGAATCGGTTATTTGACGATGTTGGCCGTATCGGCCGTCGCATTCTGGATAATCTCCCGAGGAGGTCGGTGGTGGCTTAAGCTGTGGCTCTTATCGGTGCCGTTTACCCTATTCATGATGTATGTTCAGCCTGTTGTCATCGATCCGCTATATAATCAATTTACGACTTTATCCGATCCGAGCTTAGAACATAAAATCTTGGAGTTGGCAGCCAAAGCGGACATTCCCGCGCATCGGGTATACGAAGTCGACATGTCGGCTAAGACGAACGCGATGAACGCTTACGTCAACGGGATCGGTTCTTCCCTGCGGATCGTCTTGTGGGATACGACGTTAAAGCAGTTAAACGAACCGGAAATCCTACTCATCATGGCGCATGAAATGGGTCATTACGTGAAGCATCATCTGGAATGGAGCGCCGTTGGCGCAATCGGGTCGTCGCTGGGGCTGTTAGCGATCGGAGGAGCATTGTATAAGGTTCTCGTTCGAAATCACGGGTCGAAATGGGGAATTCGTTCGATGTCCGATATGGCCGCATTGCCGCTCGTGTTGCTTATTCTATCTATGATTTCCTTCGTGACGTTACCCGTATCGAATGCGATTTCCCGGAATGCGGAAGCATCCGCGGATCGATATGCGATGGAATTGATCGGCAGCGCGGAAGGGTCGATATCCATGAATCAGAAAATGTCCGTAGTCGTGCTGAGCGACGTAAATCCGCCGCTTCTCGTGAAGTGGTTCAGGAGCGACCATCCGTCCGACATGGAAAGGATTATCGATGCAGAGCGATTTGAGCGGTCCAGAGGCAATTGA